One Glycine max cultivar Williams 82 chromosome 8, Glycine_max_v4.0, whole genome shotgun sequence genomic window, aggaggtGTAGGATGCAATTAGGGAAGTGTAGGATATAAGTCCCCTAACATTTATCTTATATGCCAACCGTGTGAACAAAATTAGGTCAATTCAAATTCATGGGAATTTGAATCATTAACCCTTTTAGTTGAAATACAATGAGAGGTGTGAGATTTAAATAAGGAGGGCAGGAAATAAATGCTCAATTCACATAtcgaattttatattttaatttaacactTGTTACCCAAACAAGAATCCCTCCGCCAAATTTCTTGGTTGCTAGTCTCATTAACTCTTAATTGAACTTTCCTGTTTGCGGTTCATTGAACTTCCCTTAATCCCTCAATAAACTCCCTGTTTTAAAGAAGAAATTCTGTGacaaaataaaactatataCCGTTGATATGAACATATCGGAGTAGTCATCATCAAGAATATGAACACATCGGAGAAGGTTCTATACTTTTTGGGATTTACTCAACCTGTCCTGAAGCtatttaatatcattaatatGCATTTAATTTCGTTTGAACTTTCAAGGTTGGTATTGTGCTTTCCTTTTCAATCATGCAAAATGAAATCCTTTCATTGATGACATGCAACAAATACTTCCAATGGATAAAGAAAAGATGACAAGTgataacaaacatttttttcttcaaacaatCGCGTTCAGTCATATAGACCATCATTTAAAGAttgattaatttcatttaaagatGATATgatatgttttattaaaaaaataactttatcttaatttattaattaatattagggAAAATTTTCATCCACATATAATTCTTTCCGTAAGCATGATACGGAGGTTGAGTTGTTAATAATTGATTGTTGTACGCCTCTatccttacatttttttttccctaaagtaaatgtattttaaattcttcaaggtCAAAATTAATCTTAGATTCTTTATGTAAAAGGTTAAATTAAGCAGTTAGTCCTTAaattatttgagaatttttagTTAGACtcgtaaaatgttttttttaattaaattcttaaactaAAAAGTAAGTCTTAAGGTTAGTTTATAGAGGTTTTAAACTGTTAGAAAATGATGatttataacatttataaaaatcttagagacttattaattataatagataataaaaaaggctcaactaaatttgtttttagaaatttatttgaaagttCTCAAATAGTTTATGAACTATTTGAGTCTTTTAAcctgtttaaaaataatgattttagttAGGTCTCCtgtttaaaagagaaaataagaaatacattgacaatataaaataattttatatcattatttaattacaaattaattaatgtatataGTAAATTTATTGACTTAACAAACATACTAACGGTCTTTAATCGATTGATAAAATAGTTTTCGACTATTAATTGCATGACAACTAAgaccaattttaaaaaatagaaactttcTATAAAACACATTATGCATCACCTATctttcattttacacaaaagtacATGATGGACTAgagatcaaaataataataaaaaaagtaaattttagggacttaaatgaaatcttaatttttttaagaatttatgtgattttttaatttcaagttcTAATATAAcaatgatatataattttagaggctatattaacaatttactttttttattagagttttgcttcatttttttatattaaaaggaGGCTAAAACCATTACAAATCATGTGTTGGAACATGTACACCACTAAAAGCCCTAGCTTAAACCAGTTTGCTTTAATAACCCTTACATCATCTACGGAATTtagacaaaaagaagaaaaggaaaaagaaatgcaCCTAATGGTTAGTCTAACAATCACTATGTTTTTGTCCCCTTTTACTTGTCATCACTTAAGTGAAATTattcattcaaaatttaatagaacttttagaaatttaacaaattttactaATGTGGTATTGACATAACATGtgaaaataagataatattgAAGATAGAGGTGTGAAACCATAGACTCCAATAACAACACGTACAAgaacaatcattttttaataagagCAATCAGttaattactatatatataaataaaatttatactatataataaaacttaaataaaagatcaaaatggtacatatataattactattaataaaaaacacacaatttaatattatacatgctaataatattaaatataatataaatattaataaatagagtaattaaaataaaaatattaaaataatacaattttatgaaaaaattatataaaatggaATGATTAACATATAATATGTAGTATTGTAAAGTATATAACTTATTGTTTATTTGGTATTATATAGTCATTCTCTTATATTAAAACATACATACACTCCTTTCTTTTACAATATTATACAAAtttgttcaaaataattttatcagtaGAATATTCTTTAGACTTTCatgattgaattaaatataaaacttttcgtttctcttattttacaatatatatttttctcttttaattaataaataaaaatacgcCACACTTTcattcattgttataaaaaatctaataatttctattaatgaataattttttaccaatttttcttacaaaaaatatatgttactaaattattttattttataatacatttttttataataaattatttttcaattgaaagTCATTTCTaacattttgtatattattagTTCACAGGGAAGCCCTTCATGCTGATTATGTGAAGCTGAATGTAGATGGGAGTGGTGGGTTGGCTTCTGTGGTTTGTGTGGGATCACAACAAAATTGAAGGGGAAATTGTTTGCCTTGGGAAAAAGGTTATTGCAGAGTGAATTGTGAATTAGATTGCAAGTCTGCTTTAGACTTCGTCAAGAACAATGTCCATTCCCTCATCCTTTTGTGGTTTTGGTTTCAAATATTCATGCATTCTTATCCTTGGACTGGCATACATATCATCGTGAAGGTAATTCTTGTGCAGGTCAATCGGCTGGTGAAAAATGGAGCTTCTGTCCAGCATCCCATCACTGTGTTTGAGTCTTGTTGCATGTTTTCGCCTTCTGTTTTGTTGTTTctcctcataaaaaaaaattactaataacaAATTTGATTAATCATTTTTTGACATCCAGCAATGTTGATGTATAGAGAAAGCAAAGCTAAAGTATTAGTTGAGTAAAGTATAACTTGTTAAACTGAAAATACTtttgtatataatttaaatagaatatatatatatatatatatatatatatatatatattaaaatcttttaaagaaaattctTTAAGAATATTAAGTTAAATGAATGAAACtatatatcaattatattaaatgcatttataattatttttctccctTAAATCGTGTTATATGATTGTcaatcttttatataaaaattaacattttttactaaCAAAAGACACCAAAAATAATGGTGtgatgataatataataatggGATTAGAACCAACAACCCATCAACATTGATGAGTACAAGTAGTAATAATGTGTGTTTCTTAATCAAATTATCAACCTTGGTTTCGAGTCTTGCcttgaatatataataaactttGTTGGGATAGGAATAATAGTAACCGaaatttgtatttgtttgaGCATGACGTTTTGGCTTGTTTTAATTCATTTGTATCTAACTTTGTTGGCAAAACTCATGGATCTTTGTAAGTGTGTAACAACTAGGATAGAAAGCAGAAAAGTgtagaaaaaatgtaaaaagattCTGAAAAAAGGGTCCACAAAAGAGAACTAGCGTAAACCACGATTGTGCTAAGTCTAGAACGCCTATGCTGACCAAAGGTAGGCCATTATTTGATTTTCACAAAAGAGCCTTCAACGTCATAATAATTACCCGTGTCATAATATAACTAAAACAAACATGAGTATTATATAGTTGtctcaaaattttgttattattaatatatttttttttaaattataataattagtcacaatctattattaacatttgaatatatttatcgtactttttatatttttaaggattaaattttgtattttcattttttagggaCGCATTTATCAACTAAATAGGAagacaaaaagtcaaaaaatatattatatgacaaatatgctcTATGCTGACAATTAGAGATGATtatgttgacaatcattttagTAACAAACTCATCCTTATCatgtaagttattttattaacggtgataaataaaaataaacagtcgcatatatttgttacacttttgaaaactaaattttatatttttattgttcagaGACACAACCTACATATTAAGagacaaaaatgactatttatcctaATAATTATTTCTCAATGAGACTCATTCAATGATGATGACTCTATTTGATTGCCTCCAAATTGTTGCATGTGTACTCGAGGAGGATCTGGTGGGGGAGAAATTATTAAGTGGTTTACATAAATGACATAATGATCCTGATCACTTAATTAATACTTTCTTCTCTAAGGATCTCCCGCTACTGGGACAATGATGTATGGATGAGAAACTTCACGGAACCATTCTAAGTAGTCATCCATGCAAGCCCAAGGATAACCTTACGGCACATATGTTTCTCATGCTCTTCTACTCAACAAACTCCTCATCACAAGCCTCAACGGTGTGGTAATgctaaaaagggaaaataattaatgtgaaaattatagaatataaaaaaagtcataaacaacataatttatgtatcttaataattttttttatctttttaattctttaacaagAGAATTGATGATTAACATTTGCCATATAAATATTTGTAGTGTCACAAGGGGTAGTAGTAGGAAAATTTTGAAGCATTTATGCCTGCATAAACCATTAACAAAATTAGTTTTTGTGAGACAAATTATGCCTctggtaaataaataaaaaattaataaagtaatGTATCCCCTGATTTGCATCATGGTGCAGGTTGGTTGTGCATAGCTGATCACACCAGAACACTAGCATAGAGGCACCTATGCATACTAGTTGTAACTATCAAGATCATGGAACATATCCTAGTAGTAGACGAACATGTGTGACAAACTCTAGTCCATTAATTAAGATTGTGCAATCCACTAAAAGAAGGAGATAAACTCTCGTTGCAAATTAATACGACTTGTATGTGCGACATCCATGACCGAAAGATATCTATCCTTCAATCACTGGAATGTCACACATGCTCCTTTGTCCATCACAAGATACCTATCCTTCAATCACTCTAATGttcaattattaataaaattttaaataaaataataagacattcaaataaataaaaaattattaaatacacatcAGAAACTCATTTTCATTGTATATCAAGAGGAAATCTTTGATTGTATTTCAAAACAAGATACACAATTGAAACAAATTTTCGTTGTGTATAAATCCACAATAGAAATGAGTTTGTACCACATCTACcaacatgaaaagaaaagaaaaaaaagaagttcaaGACCTTAGCAAAAACTGATTCTCAACGAAGAGGGAGAACCGAGGTTAAGAACCAAAATAGGGGCTAGTTGGTGGCGAGGGAGTGGGAGAACGAAGGCAAGGCAGGGTGAGGGAATCAAAATGCATGAAGAAGtaaaaagaaggaaggagaaAGAGAGGGTGTGATGGAAAAATGGGAGGAAGATGGGCTGAGAATTGTTTTTGAAGGGTTTTGGGGAGGTGAGAACTTATTAGGATAATATTGGAAACTTAAGATAGAAAATCAAAATGGGTCTGATACTTATTTGTTGTCATTATTAAGGTGTAGTTATTTGCTTTCAATTCTATTTTCCATTTTTCAAGGATTTAGTGTAATTACCCTAGGAAGAGCAAGCGGTGTGCTTTGTGTATATAAATCAGTCTTTGTGCATCAATACAACATACAAAATTCTGCCTCATCATATTCTTTTATGGTATCAGAACTAGGTCTTGAGAACCTGTAGATGACCAATATGGCAGAGAAAAAGGATGATGGCAACAAGATAAATGACGAATCCAACAAAGATGAAAGTGGGTCTCATTTGAAGAAACAGATCTCTCCCTACGATCTGTATTCAAGTGATAACCCAGGAAATATCATAACCCAGGTACAATTGAAGGGTGAAAATTATGATGAATGGGCTCGTGCAGTCCGAGGCTCGTTGAGAGCACGACGAAAGTTTCGATTCGTAGACGGATCGATTAAAAAACCTGATGATGCTGCCCCTGAAATCGATGATTGGTGGACTGTCAATTCCATGATTGTTTCGTGGATTTTCAATACGATTGAACCGAAACTTCGATCGACCATCACATACAGAGAAAATGCACAAGAATTGTGGGATGATATCAAACAGAGGTTTTCTATTTCAAATGGACCTCGCATCCAACAATTGAAATCTGAATTGGCGAATTGCAAACAGAATGGAGACTCGATTGTCACATATTTTGGACGGCTTAAGAAGCTGTGGGATGAATTGAACGATTTCGACCAGATACCCATGTGCACATGTAATGGGTGTAAGTGCGGCATATCTGCGGCGCTAAATaagaagagagaagaggaaAAGCTTCACCAATTTTTGATGGGCCTTGATGATACTCAGTTCAGGACCGTGCGGTCTAATGTCCTGAGTCTAGACCCGCTGCCGAATCTGAACAGAGCATACCAGATGGTGGTGCAAGAGGAAAGAGTCGGAGTAATGACTCGAGGCAAGGAAGAACGTGGAGATCCAATCGCATTTGCTGTCAAGTCTGGTAGGACATCGAGTTGGGAAAAGAAACCTAACACAGGGTCGGAGAAACCATGCTCACATTGCAAACGTGATGGGCATGATATCGACTCATGTTTTCAGCTGGTGGGTTACCCAGATTGGTGGGGAGATAGACCTCGATCTGTAGGTCGTGCGCTTGGACGTGGAAAGCATGTGCATCGACCAATGAGTGGCGCGCTAAAAGGAAGAGGCAATAATGCAAAAGTGAATATGACACAAGTTGTTGATGACACTGAAGTAATGAAGTATGAAGATGATCAGGTGCTGCCGGGGTTGAGTTCAAAGCAGTGGAATGCTCTTCTTAATGCGATTAACACACAAAAAGGTGGGACGAGTACAAGACTAACAGGTGAGAATTCATGGATTATTGACACAGGTGCCTCTCATCATATGACTAGCACTCTTGCGTGCATGAATGATGTTCGAGATATAGAGCCTTGTCCGATTGGAATGCCCAATGGGACACGGACATATGCAACTAAAGAAGGAATGGTCACTGTTGGTGACAAGCTAATGTTGAAGCATGTCCTTTTTGTCCCTAATTTAAATTGCAATCTCATCTCAATCTCTCAGCTCTTACATGATGCTGATTATATTGTTCACTTTACTAAAACAATGTGTGTTATACAGGACCGCACTTCGAGGATGATGATTGGAGCGGGTGAACAATCAGAGGGGCTTTATGTGCTTAGTGTGGTGACTCCAGTCCGTGCATACCAAGCAAATGGCATTAGATTTTGTGAGTTGTGACATAGAAGAATGGGACACCCATCATCTAAGATAACTAGTATGTTACCTGATGTAAttggaaaaaatattgataGTAGACTAAAGACTTGTGATGTTTGTTTTAGAGCCAAGCAAATAAAAGAATCATTTTCATTGAGTGAGAATAATGCAAAgaattgttttgatttgattcaCTGTGATTTGTGGGGACCTTATAGAACACATGCCTCTTGTGGTGCTGCTTACTTTTTAACTATAGTCGATGATTGTTCGCGTGCATTATGGGTATacttattgaaaacaaaagatgaAGTTCCACATATCATTAAACAGTTTTTTGCTATGATACATAGGCAGcataacaaacaaattaaagttTTGAGAAGTGATAATGGAACGGAGTTTAGAGGACTGAAAAGTTATTTTCAAGAAAAAGGTGTCCTTCATCAAACTTCAATTCATTATACACCGCAACAAAATGGAAGGGTGGAAAGAAAACATCGACATATATTGAATGTGGCAAGGGCATTGAGGTTTCAAGCCAATTTGCCTTTGAAATTTTGGGGAGAGTGTATTCTTACTGCTGCGTATTTGATTAACCGAACTCCTTCTGCACTACTTGATGGGAAAACTCCTTATGAAGTGTTGTTTGATGCTAAGCCTGCATATACACAAATCCGAACATTCGGATGTTTGTGTTATGCTCTTAATGAAAATAGGGGGCGAGATAAATTTGATAGTAGGAGTCGGAAGTGCATTTTTGTAGGCTACCCTTATGGAAAAAAGGGGTGGGAAATGTATGATATTGAAACTGAAGAGTACTTTGTATCTCAAAATGTGAACTTTGTGGAAGACATATTCCCCTTCTCTAGCAATGGCAAGGTGAGTGAAACACACGTAGATGAATGGGGATGGCCGCTTGATCCAATTGATGAATGTGAGGAAAGGAATGAGACAAGAAATGTAGTGACTACTAACGACTTGGGGGCTGTAGTTGTGGGAAATGATGTTCAGGACATTGAAAACCATGAGGAAGTACATGTTATGGAGCAGCAAACTGAGACAATTGAAGATGTAGACCAAGGTGAGAGATTGGATTCTCAACAGAGTATTCGAAGTGATGAACTTATTGGTCGGGGACATAGAATCAAGAATCCCTCTACACGTCTGAAGGATCATGTCACACACACTGCGACTGTAAGCCTCTCGACCAGTTCACCACTTCATTCAAAATCCTCAGGTACGCGTTATCCCATTGCACATTTTATTAATTGTGACAAATTTTCTGTACAACACCGTTCTTTCTTGGCAGCAATTACTGCAGGGTATGAGCCAAATTGTTTTGCCGAGGCTGTTAAGGATGAGAAATGGCGAAATGCCATGAAGGAAGAAATTCAAGCTTTGGAGGACAATGGTACATGGACAACCGAAGATTTACCACTGGGAAAGAAAGCTATAGGATGCAAATGGATCTATAAGATCAAATATAATTCAGATGGGTCTATTGAGCGTCACAAAGCAAGATTGGTTATTCATGGCAACAGACAAGTTGAAGGCGTTGACTATAATGAGACATTTGCTCCCACGACAAAGATGGTGACAGTTCGAACATTTTTAGCCATTGCGGCAGCCAAGAACTTCCAActacatcaaatggatgttcgCAATGCGTTCTTACACGGAGACTTGGAGGAAGAAGTGTATATGAAATTGCCTCCTGgctttgaaaagaaatctctcGGTAAGGTGTGTCGCCTTCGAAAATCtttgtatggtttgaaacagGCCCCTAGATGTTGGTTTGCTAAATTTTCGGATGCCTTGAAAACTTATGGCTTCGAACAGTCCTACTCTGATTATTCTCTTTTCATGTTGCGCCGCCGTAACACCGAGCTGTATGTCTTggtgtatgttgatgatatagttATATCAGGAAATCAAAGTGATGCTATACATAAATTCAGGGATTATTTGGGCCACTGTTTCCACATGAAAGACCTTGGAAAGTTGAAATATTTCCTTGGCATTGAGGTTGCTCGGAATGCTACAGGTATTTTTCTCTCGCAAAGAAAATATGCATTGGATTTGATATCTGATTGCAGACTACTGGGAGCAAAGCCTGCGACCATTCCTATTGAACAAAATCATCAATTGGCCCTTGTTGAAGGGGAGGGCATCAAAGATCCAACTGGATATAGGAGTCTCATTGGACGACTTATCTATTTGACTATTACTCACCCTGAGTTGTCGTATTGTGTTCACATCCTCGCTCAATTTATGCAGGCTTCAAAGATTGAGCATTGGAATGCAGCTCTTCGGGTTGTTCGGTACCTAAAAGGCAATCCCGGTCAAGGGATTCTTCTAAGAACTGATTGTGATTTGCGCTTGTATGGCTACTGCGACACAGACTGGGCAGGCTGTCCCCTCACTAGACGATCTTTGACAGCTTATTTTGTGATGTTGGGTAGTTCCCCCATCTCTTGGAAGACTAAGAAGCAAACTACAGTGTCTCGATCTTCGGCCGAAGCTGAGTACCGCTCCATGGCTGCAGCTACTTGCGAACTCAAGTGGTTGAAAGGATTGTTGAGCTCTCTTGGTGTTGAGCATACTGATCCTATGCAACTTTATTGTGACAACCAATCTGCCCTTCATATTGCTAATAATCCGGTCCTCCATGAGCGTACGAAACACATTGAAGTTGATTGCCATTTTGTGCGAGATGAAATTGTCAAGGGTAGCATCCAACCTTTGTATGTTCACACTTCTAAACAACTAGCTGATATCTTAACAAAGGCTCTAGGAAAACGCCAATTTGACTCTTTGCTGTCCAAGTTGGGCGTTCTTCATCTCCACGCTCCAACTTGAGGGGGGGTATTAGGATAATATTGGAAACTTAAGATAGAAAATCAAAATGGGTCTGATACTTATTTGCTGTCATTATTAAGGTGTAGTTATTTGCTTTcaattctatttttcatttttcaaggaTTTAGTGTAATTACCCTAGGAAGAGCAAGCGGTGTGCTTTGTGTATATAAATCAGTCTTTGTGCATCAATACAACATACAAAATTCTGCCTCATCATATTCTTTTAGAACTGAGAAGGTAATGGTAAAATGAGATCTGCAGGaagtaaaaaatacaaaatgtaTGAAGTTAAAAAATTGGGGGTGTGAATAACAAGCCTTCCTCTGCTAATATATAACAACCTGTTTGGGCTTGCCTAAAATTTGTCTTAATAGCTTATAACAGTAGCATGGACGGACTTGGtaatcattttatataaaaataataataatttagtgataaatattttttaaaactaatataaatattttaaagatacaaCTAGATATCTACTTAAAAGAAAGAGGTATAATGACCAAACATAAAGGTTCTGTACAACATCTAATTTGTATGCAGGAAAAGATATATAGCATGAATCATAAtgacatatataaatatgtgcattataattttcttaacaGGGTTTATTTACTTGTACCCCACGATGTTTGGCTCTTTCTTGAAAGCTCAATCACAAACgcacatataatatttttcatagaCCACATAATATGTTTTTATAGAAGATAATCTTGTTTAATCTTTCTAAATATTTTGTACAATATTCAATTTGTATGCTGGAAAAAAtagcataaattaaaaataatgatatatatatatatatatatatatatatatatatatatatatatatagaaaagtttatataattttcttataaggTTTATTTACTTGTATTATATCCCCACGTTGTTTAGTTCTTTAGAGGCTCAATCACAAACTTACACACATGCACAAATTTTTATCCGCCTAAAGCCAAAACAGTTAACTTTATGATTAGGCCATACCTTGCCAGTGGTCCTTGAACAAAGTTAATTACATGTAGTCTATTGTATGTTGATTAATGTATATCTACCTTCCCAACATCAACATCTTAGCTAGCTTTTGAAttctttactaattaatttccCATCAGTTTTAATTTCATAGCCACAACCCATCCGTTTGATAATATCCATAATCCAGTAAATTAAGGACTAGCTAGTGTTCATGAACCGTGAGCTTCACTTTAGTTAGATCAAAGTGAATAGGTGCCTAAGTTAAATTAGGAGTGTTCCTCCTTTTTGGATCATAAAATAGCTTTTCACCTTTAGCTGAATAAGGTTCCAAAGTATTGTGATATCTGACAAGATATATGCAAGAACAAAAACTGTTGACTACTTTGTTtcaataatttctaaaatacaCAATGAATCGTACGTATTAAAACAATCTAAGAATTTAACACAACattttctgttatttgtttAGTTTCCGCTCGATCTACCTTCTTTTTTTCCCCTAGCTAACATTTTCTAGAAtctctaaaactaaaaaaatataaaagaaaaaaggaaaaaaagaaaagaaaaaacactttcATCATTGAAAATATGAGAAAAACTTAAATCTCACCatccattaaaaataaaatcaagtcaaaatatatattttgagattaaattaaactcaaacttacattttaaaataatatcaaagttgataaattatttttatttcttaaactaatttttaaagttaaattaaacTCAAACGTAAAAACATATCACTCTTATTATCTAGATGAATCTTATTTCTTATGTGGTCTCaatataaaatacttaattttcaCGTGAATTATGTCAAACACAGAACATCCTAAAAGTTGACACCATTCATAATTTGTCAAAAGAGTAATGTACCCCACTTAATAAAATACCAAAgcagataatatttttaagggCGAGAACTTTTACGCGCGTCCACTTTTTCATGGGCGAACAATACTGCAACATAATCTATAATGGACCAGATTACGTGAAGAAACAAATCATGgtttcaaacaaaaaagaagatattCCTACTGATACTAGAGGGTTAGTCTTGTTACAGTGTTTTGGGGTAGAACTTCATAATGATCAGCATTAGCTATGGCAGTTCATCAATGGTGGAAAACTGATGATATGCGAAAGTCATCACCAATTCAAAAAGCACTAGAGCAGCACCCCCATTCCAATTCAAAAGTACAAGTTCTAATTTAAAAGTAACCTAGTTTCTAACCAATATATTTACTGCAATATCATTGGGTTTAGTTTCACCCTAGGACTATATAATTGTGGTTCCAAGttataattaagtatttattatatttttaaaattaagtaaatttagtctcattattaattttcttttacttcaattaaatccttaaataattgtcattttccatacaaataatttgaagtttatgatgaatttgagattttttttaagttcagAAGTTGAAAATTtggtaataaaaattaatcaaatttgaatAATTGTATGGGATGTGACttaaaactcaaaattaaatggagatatttaatattttttttaattttaggtaaatttaatttttaattgataaatttggAGTAAAATaaggtttaaaataatttaatcaatttaatttgaaaaagcTTAATTAAGATATAAATATTGTACGTATGCGTACATCATCATCATAATGCAATTAAGCTATTATGTTTAGGACAACTAAAGTTTTAAcatttcaactattttttttaaagaaactttttttaattaaaattatttttaacaaatttattcaaacaaaaataactctGAATTATAATCCATTATAagactaattaattattgaaataatgtCATTTTCGTAATTATTAATGTCAATAGGTGTTTACCTATTTGGAGAGTTTTATTAGTGAGAacatttttatcatcaaaagtATTTCTAAGAGTAAGGCTCTATAAGTCTAGAAGTAGCAAATATGCATACCGTTATATCATATATATGGGGTTCGATCAGTTCACAACTCAGTTGGAGACCTGGAAACCTGGTCCAGTGGTCCTTGTTacacaaaattttttttttatggaaaattaatgacaaattgcctgttaaacaaataaattaaataaatcttataaaaaataaaaattcgaaACCGTGTGACTAGAAGAATGGAGAAGCCACCAAATTGGCATACAAAGATTAGAACTCTGAAATTACTGCACCACCTGACACAATTGTGAGAATTGCATGACAGCACCGTCATTTTCCTTTGGCTAAGTTCTTGTATTTGTTGTCAATCCTT contains:
- the LOC102661920 gene encoding uncharacterized protein; this translates as MAEKKDDGNKINDESNKDESGSHLKKQISPYDLYSSDNPGNIITQVQLKGENYDEWARAVRGSLRARRKFRFVDGSIKKPDDAAPEIDDWWTVNSMIVSWIFNTIEPKLRSTITYRENAQELWDDIKQRFSISNGPRIQQLKSELANCKQNGDSIVTYFGRLKKLWDELNDFDQIPMCTCNGCKCGISAALNKKREEEKLHQFLMGLDDTQFRTVRSNVLSLDPLPNLNRAYQMVVQEERVGVMTRGKEERGDPIAFAVKSGRTSSWEKKPNTGSEKPCSHCKRDGHDIDSCFQLVGYPDWWGDRPRSVGRALGRGKHVHRPMSGALKGRGNNAKVNMTQVVDDTEVMKYEDDQVLPGLSSKQWNALLNAINTQKGGTSTRLTGENSWIIDTGASHHMTSTLACMNDVRDIEPCPIGMPNGTRTYATKEGMVTVGDKLMLKHVLFVPNLNCNLISISQLLHDADYIVHFTKTMCVIQDRTSRMMIGAGEQSEGLYVLSVVTPVRAYQANGIRFCEL